The following is a genomic window from Chloroflexota bacterium.
GGCCGGTTCGCCGAGCCGGCGCTTCTCATCCTCGTCAGCCTGAGCGCCGGTCCGAACCACGGCTACGCGATCATGACGGACGTGGAGGCCGCGACGGGCCGCCCGCTGGGCCCGGGGACTCTCTATGCCGCGCTTGCCCGGCTCGAGGACCGCGGCCTCGTCGAGGCTCTCCCCGCGGTCGACCGGCGGCGCCCGTATCGGCTCACGGCGGTCGGGGAGACGAGTCTCGCCGACCAGCTCCAGCAGCTCGCCGACTTCGCCGCGCTCGGCCTCCGCCGGCTCGGAGCGGCGGCCCGATGATCGGGCTTCTCGTCCGGCTCTATCCGGCCCGCTGGCGCGCCCGCTATGGCGATGAGTTCGAGGCGCTCCTCGGTGAGCGGCGGCTCGGTCCCTTCGACGTCGCGGACGTGCTCCTCG
Proteins encoded in this region:
- a CDS encoding PadR family transcriptional regulator, with protein sequence MAPTLPELGRFAEPALLILVSLSAGPNHGYAIMTDVEAATGRPLGPGTLYAALARLEDRGLVEALPAVDRRRPYRLTAVGETSLADQLQQLADFAALGLRRLGAAAR